One window from the genome of Gimesia aquarii encodes:
- a CDS encoding PVC-type heme-binding CxxCH protein: MLIAPRTVHSETPYTPAIAEASQEGEQAIQGFRVPEGMSVSLFAAEPLLANPVAFCIDEQGRFYVAETFRQGKGVEDNRGHMTWLHDDLALETVEQRLKMFQKHLKEEVNQYGLEHDRISLLEDRNHDGKADYTSVFADGFNGILDGTGAGVLARGGNVYYTCIPHLWKLSDTANEGKASLREKLSSGYGVRVAFRGHDSHGLKMGPDGRLYFSIGDRGYNIKTKEGKHLFRPDTGAVFRCNLDGSELEEFAYGLRNPQELAFDDYGNLFTGDNNSDSGDQARWVYVVEGGDTGWRMYYQYLSDRGPFNREKIWHPAHEGQPAYMVPPIINLSDGPSGLVHYPGVGLSDRYKNHFFLADFRGTPSRSGIRSFAVKPKGASFELTDSHEFIWSILATDVDFGYDGSLYISDWVNGWNGLGKGRIYRFTDTKHVKSATAAGSVELMKTGFSERSVAELVKLLEHPDQRIRTEAQFALVDRSALDALQNVALNSSHQLARLHAIWGIGQLGRKTRSAVSGIQSLLHDSDSEVRAQTAKVTGEADWEAAAPALITSLSDSNARVQYFAAVALGNLQTEAAIPALFEMLKTNNNTDPMLRHAAILALSRIGDADSLIAATKNESAAVRLAAVVALRRLQRKEVGLFLQDADPLVVLEAARAINDEPIPSAFSDLAAVSIRSDMSDALLRRVMNANFRLGTKDSALQVAKIAADNNMTEPLRLEAIEELNQWNEPSPLDRVLGRWQPLEQRKQIELAGIIGTIVPDLFQSSEKVKTASTGLAANYGIKAAAPLLAEMVLDKKRPVEVRVASLVALNKLDYSKITNVAKTAIKAAKPQLRVSGRNVLAQHRPDEALPVLEQAIKKGQTREKQGAIQTLATMNSPAATEILVRWMQRLVKQEVPSEIQLDLLKAAEEKQSTELKQLRAEFETNRPKGDAISGYVETLAGGSAARGREIFYGRSDTSCRRCHKINDNGGEVGPDLSSIGIDKDRRYLLEAIVAPNKAIAKGFETAVLAMLDGKVIVGIIRKETDKEIVLMDAKGTISRVNKDDIDERVAGKSAMPDEIVKQLSKDDLRDLVEFLFQQKQKKKGTAKKHEG; this comes from the coding sequence TTGTTAATTGCTCCTCGAACGGTTCATAGCGAAACACCGTACACTCCTGCAATCGCTGAAGCATCTCAGGAAGGTGAACAGGCCATTCAAGGTTTCCGAGTTCCGGAAGGAATGAGCGTCAGCCTGTTTGCAGCAGAACCATTATTGGCGAATCCAGTAGCGTTCTGTATTGATGAACAAGGACGTTTTTACGTTGCCGAGACATTTCGTCAAGGAAAAGGAGTCGAGGACAATCGCGGCCATATGACCTGGCTGCACGATGACCTGGCTCTCGAAACAGTCGAACAACGACTGAAAATGTTTCAGAAACATCTCAAAGAAGAAGTTAATCAATATGGCCTGGAACATGACCGTATCAGCTTGCTGGAAGATCGAAACCACGACGGAAAAGCGGATTATACCAGTGTTTTTGCTGATGGTTTCAATGGGATCCTGGATGGTACGGGAGCCGGTGTGCTGGCCCGAGGTGGTAACGTGTATTACACCTGTATTCCCCATCTCTGGAAACTAAGTGACACAGCCAACGAGGGTAAAGCGAGCCTACGGGAAAAGCTGAGCAGCGGTTATGGTGTACGTGTTGCCTTTCGTGGTCACGATTCGCATGGGTTGAAGATGGGGCCCGATGGCCGACTCTATTTCAGTATTGGCGACCGCGGATATAACATCAAAACCAAAGAAGGCAAACATTTGTTTCGACCAGATACGGGCGCCGTATTCCGTTGTAATCTAGATGGCAGCGAACTGGAAGAATTCGCGTATGGGTTGCGAAATCCACAGGAACTTGCGTTTGACGATTACGGTAATCTCTTCACAGGTGATAATAATTCAGACAGTGGAGATCAAGCCCGCTGGGTCTATGTCGTCGAAGGCGGTGATACAGGCTGGCGGATGTATTATCAGTACCTCAGCGATCGTGGACCGTTTAACCGAGAGAAGATCTGGCATCCGGCGCATGAGGGACAACCGGCTTATATGGTGCCGCCCATTATCAATCTGTCTGATGGTCCTTCTGGACTGGTTCATTATCCAGGTGTGGGACTTTCTGATCGTTACAAAAATCATTTCTTTCTGGCAGACTTCCGAGGCACTCCATCCCGTAGTGGTATTCGTTCCTTTGCCGTTAAGCCCAAGGGGGCTTCATTTGAATTGACTGATTCGCATGAGTTTATCTGGTCGATTCTGGCCACCGATGTCGATTTTGGCTATGACGGCAGTCTGTATATCAGCGACTGGGTTAACGGCTGGAACGGCCTCGGTAAGGGCCGCATTTACCGCTTTACTGATACTAAACACGTCAAGTCTGCCACTGCCGCAGGTTCCGTAGAACTCATGAAGACCGGTTTCTCAGAACGTTCTGTCGCGGAACTCGTCAAGCTGTTGGAACACCCTGATCAACGAATCCGCACCGAAGCTCAATTTGCTCTCGTCGATCGAAGTGCACTTGATGCCTTGCAAAATGTCGCATTAAACTCATCACACCAGTTAGCGCGGCTCCATGCCATCTGGGGCATCGGACAACTCGGTCGCAAAACGAGATCTGCTGTCTCGGGCATTCAAAGTCTACTTCATGATTCCGATAGTGAAGTACGCGCGCAAACAGCCAAAGTAACAGGTGAAGCAGACTGGGAGGCTGCTGCTCCTGCGCTCATTACGTCGTTATCAGATTCGAATGCCCGAGTCCAATATTTTGCGGCCGTTGCATTGGGAAATCTTCAAACAGAAGCGGCAATTCCTGCCCTGTTTGAAATGCTTAAGACAAATAACAACACCGACCCGATGCTTAGGCACGCAGCGATTCTAGCATTATCACGCATTGGCGATGCAGATTCATTAATTGCCGCTACAAAAAATGAATCGGCAGCGGTCCGCCTAGCAGCCGTTGTGGCACTCAGACGCCTGCAACGTAAAGAAGTGGGTTTGTTTTTACAGGATGCTGATCCGCTGGTCGTACTCGAAGCAGCCCGCGCGATTAATGATGAACCGATCCCCTCAGCCTTCTCTGATCTGGCGGCTGTTTCAATTCGTTCTGATATGTCCGACGCCTTGCTGCGACGAGTGATGAATGCGAACTTCCGATTGGGTACTAAGGACAGCGCACTTCAAGTGGCAAAAATCGCTGCTGATAATAATATGACCGAACCATTGCGACTGGAGGCAATTGAAGAATTGAATCAATGGAATGAACCTTCACCCTTAGATCGTGTGCTGGGACGCTGGCAACCACTTGAGCAACGAAAGCAGATCGAACTGGCTGGGATTATCGGTACGATTGTTCCCGATCTATTTCAAAGCTCAGAAAAAGTTAAAACAGCAAGTACCGGACTGGCAGCAAACTATGGCATCAAAGCAGCAGCCCCCCTGTTAGCAGAGATGGTCCTTGATAAGAAGCGTCCCGTTGAAGTGCGTGTAGCCTCTTTAGTCGCACTTAATAAACTCGACTATTCGAAAATTACCAACGTCGCGAAAACGGCAATCAAAGCTGCCAAACCTCAGTTGCGCGTGAGCGGCAGAAACGTTTTGGCTCAACATCGTCCTGATGAAGCCCTTCCCGTGCTGGAACAAGCGATCAAGAAAGGGCAAACCAGGGAAAAGCAGGGAGCGATACAGACACTGGCGACAATGAATTCACCTGCTGCCACTGAGATTTTGGTGCGTTGGATGCAACGACTCGTCAAACAGGAAGTTCCCTCTGAAATTCAATTAGATCTCTTGAAAGCGGCTGAGGAGAAGCAGTCGACTGAGCTAAAGCAATTGCGAGCAGAATTCGAAACAAATCGGCCGAAGGGTGATGCGATTTCCGGATATGTTGAGACACTGGCAGGTGGAAGCGCAGCACGCGGACGTGAGATCTTTTATGGCCGCAGTGATACTTCATGCCGACGTTGTCATAAGATTAATGACAATGGAGGAGAAGTCGGCCCTGATTTATCTTCGATTGGAATCGATAAAGACCGAAGATATCTGCTGGAGGCAATTGTAGCCCCGAATAAAGCAATCGCAAAAGGATTTGAAACTGCAGTCCTCGCGATGTTAGATGGTAAAGTGATCGTTGGTATTATTCGTAAGGAGACGGACAAAGAAATTGTACTCATGGACGCGAAAGGCACAATCAGTCGCGTGAACAAAGACGACATCGACGAGCGGGTCGCAGGGAAATCGGCGATGCCGGATGAGATTGTCAAACAACTCAGTAAGGACGACTTACGGGATCTGGTCGAATTTCTTTTTCAGCAAAAACAAAAAAAGAAAGGAACCGCAAAGAAACATGAGGGATAA
- a CDS encoding glucose-1-phosphate adenylyltransferase: protein MKNVVSLILGGGKGTRLFPLTQLRSKPAVPLAGKYRLIDIPISNCINSELSRIYLITQFNSVSLHRHIRQTYKFDSFGGGFVEILAAQQTMSGTDWYQGTADAVRKNIRVIEQSGIDYVLILSGDQLYRMDYQKMLQTHIDSQADVTIATVPLSSEQASAFGIMRVNDEGRVEGFLEKPQTEEELELVRTSPAWIDQQGIESKGRDCLASMGIYLFNRDLLVDLLKKSTYEDFGKEIFPMSIRTHQVHAHLFDGYWEDIGTIRSFYEANLALANPNPPFDFVVEKAPIYSRPRFLPPTRCEGVTINRSLIADGCEIDEGTVIENSVIGLRCRIGKNVTIRNSVLMGADFYQDQSKINTENESLPPFGIDEGAFIDGAIVDKNCRVGKNVRIELNGHTEQDFDHSDVLIRDGIIVVPKGTVLPDGWKL, encoded by the coding sequence ATGAAAAATGTAGTCAGCCTCATTCTCGGGGGCGGCAAGGGCACACGTCTGTTTCCACTTACGCAACTTCGCTCAAAGCCCGCTGTACCACTGGCCGGGAAATATCGTTTGATTGATATCCCGATCTCGAACTGTATCAATAGTGAATTAAGTCGCATTTATTTGATCACACAATTTAATTCTGTCAGCCTGCATCGTCATATTCGGCAAACTTATAAATTTGATTCGTTTGGTGGCGGATTTGTGGAAATCCTGGCAGCACAGCAGACGATGTCAGGGACTGACTGGTATCAGGGAACCGCCGATGCCGTTCGCAAAAATATTCGCGTCATTGAACAATCGGGTATCGACTATGTTTTGATTCTCTCCGGTGACCAGCTTTATCGGATGGATTATCAGAAAATGCTGCAAACACATATCGATTCTCAAGCCGATGTCACAATTGCAACGGTACCGCTTTCCAGCGAGCAGGCTTCCGCTTTCGGGATCATGCGCGTCAATGATGAGGGACGCGTGGAAGGTTTCCTGGAAAAACCACAGACGGAAGAAGAACTCGAACTGGTACGTACCTCTCCGGCCTGGATAGATCAGCAGGGCATCGAAAGTAAAGGCCGCGACTGTCTGGCCAGTATGGGCATTTATCTATTCAATCGCGATTTACTGGTCGATCTATTGAAGAAGTCGACTTATGAAGACTTCGGTAAAGAAATCTTTCCGATGTCGATTCGTACGCATCAGGTCCATGCGCATTTGTTCGATGGCTATTGGGAAGATATTGGGACGATCCGCTCTTTTTACGAAGCAAATCTGGCACTGGCGAATCCCAATCCGCCATTCGATTTTGTGGTAGAGAAAGCGCCCATCTATTCCCGACCACGTTTTCTGCCACCAACACGCTGTGAAGGGGTGACGATTAATCGCAGCCTGATTGCAGATGGTTGTGAAATCGATGAAGGAACTGTGATCGAAAATAGTGTCATTGGTCTCCGTTGTCGCATCGGCAAGAATGTGACGATCCGCAACTCAGTATTGATGGGGGCCGATTTCTATCAGGATCAATCTAAAATCAATACTGAGAACGAAAGCTTACCCCCCTTTGGCATTGATGAGGGGGCGTTCATCGACGGTGCCATCGTCGATAAAAACTGCCGTGTCGGCAAAAACGTTCGCATTGAACTCAACGGCCACACCGAACAGGATTTCGACCATTCTGATGTCCTGATCCGAGACGGTATCATCGTTGTGCCTAAGGGAACTGTGTTACCTGACGGATGGAAATTATGA